The DNA segment CCATCAGTACATGGGCAAAATCTAGAGTCTTCTAAACCTCAGATGGGGAAGCTTGTTGAGAGGTAGAAGCACACTAGCTCTGGATGGTAATGGAAAGAGTAGCACTCTTATCTTTTAGCTCTAAAGTAACCTTGGTGAAGGACAGAATGTCTCCGTTAGTAGGCTTTGAAGATTGCTGAGTTGGAATACGGGGGAAGGTTAAACCATCAAGAAAGCGGGATCCTTGTGGATTTAGGGAAGCATCTTCAGGAGCTATCATGTTGGTGAGGTTAGTGAGAACATTTTGGGTAAGAGTGTTCATATTATCTTGTTGAGCATCAGCAGCCTTTGTGTTGGCTTTCTCGGAATTGCCAGAGGTATGGTCTTTGGATGGAGAAGGTTGTGGAAAAGGAGTTGGAGTAGGATCTGAGATTGTTGGAGCATCAAGATTTTTATCGTTTGACGAGTGCTCAACAGTTTGTTTGTTAGAAGCTTGCTCAGTCATTTTAGAAGGGATTGGAGCAGAGGCTGAGTTATCAGTTGGATCACCCAATTTGGGGTTAGAGAGTTCTTTGTTGTCTTGATCTTTTGAGACAAGATCAAAGGCTTGATTTTCCTTAGCTGTCTCGGAAGCTAGAGTCTCAACAGCATCCTTGATAGGAGATTGGATAGGAAGTTCTTATTCTGGGGTCACTTTCGAAGATTTTTCCTTGTCCGTTTTACTGGACTTGGAAAGCTTGAAATGCACTTTGCGAGACTTTTTCTTGAGTCTCCTTAATTTAGGTGGACTGGTGGTAGGTTCAGTACATTCTGGCTCAGCAGATTTAGAAGTTGTGGAAGCTGTCTTAgtagaaggaggaggaggcggaggcTTGATAGGAGATTTTCCAGAGCAGGCTCCAACAAAAGTGTTGAGAAGCCCATCCTTGCTAAGGTTTACAGCTTTCTTCAGTGTAGCGACTTTTTCTGTTCAGAGATCAGCCGGCTCTGAAGTTTTAACCTTCTTCTTTTGTTTGCCCTTATCTTTGGCAAAGGATTTTGGCACCTTATATGGGGTAGATGTTGTGGATGCAGGAGGTTCTTTAGCAAGCGGTTTCACAACAGCCACTTTCTTCATGGTAACGAAGTAGTGGGAATCCTCAGATGCCAAAACTCCCAAAGGAGGTGCATGAATAGGTTCAAGTCCAGACTCATGGACTATTAAGGGCTTCTTCTTAAAAGGATGCTCAGTGTCATCAGATGGGTGCTTAGGAGCAGGCCGTTTGTTCTTGGAGGATTTTGAGGCTTTTTGCTCTGCCAGTGATTGCTCAATAGCATACTTCTTAGAAGTTTTTTTTTCGCTGACTCATAGTCATTTTTCTCAGAGCTAACTCTGACTTTCTTGGTGGCAGGCTTTGGACACTTGGGTGCTGTCTCAATAGCCTGTTCTGTAGTTGTTTCAGAAGCTTTACGCTTTGGAGCCTTCTTGGGCTCAGCACCAGTAGGATTGACCTTGTGTTGCTTGTTGTGTTTTAGGCCATTAATGATTTTGCCATTAATGATAGACCCAGAAGTTTGCTCGTTTACTGTGAGTGGAGGAAGAGAGATTTCATAATGCTGCAAAATTTTGGTTATGAGTGAACCAAAATTAAGTTGGACAATGCAGCACTTCATGGCATTGATTGGCAGGATGGGAAGGTTCGGAGGTTTGTTTTCTAAGATATGCCACATGATGCACAATTCAAATTTTGATACTGAATCGACAAAGCCTTTCTTCGGAAGGATGTAGTTGACTATGAGGTAATGTGatttgttggtgtgccctagttcataagCATTGGCCCTGTAATATGTATTAGATATTTTGTATATTGTTAAATACATTGTATAAGTGTTTTATGAATAAAGGCAATAATTCATGATgcttatatcttgtgctatgaaACATGTATAAAGTATCCGTTGATTGATAATCATGAAATGTCCGAGAACTGCTCTATTTGTGGGAACGAATATAACTAAAGTTCTATACATCCAGTATTTGTGTAGTTGTGTAGGAAGCACCACTACAACATTTGTATAGTCAGATAGGATCTACGCATTGATGTAGCTCAATGTGGGACATGACCGATCGGCTCTAGAAAGATTCATGGTGGATGTGTCATTGATCTTTCTGAGTGTAGAACTCTATTATCTTCAGACATATCATTGTAGTAAATGACATGGGATTCCGTTCACTTTGATATACGCCTAACAGATccgtaacaggatgccaaacaTGGGTATGTTGGGTGAATCGTTGAACATGTTGTTGCGGATAGATGAAGTGAAGGAATTATCACTCACCTACCGGTGAGCTGATATCATtgggccacttgataagtggaaCTGAAGAAGTGCATGGCCAtgccctgataagtagtttacttatctgattcatcagTTCATTTTAGATCAAGAAATATAATAAAGTGTATGGAGAATGACAGCCACCATGTCtctggtttataatatggaGATGTAATTGGTAAGAGATACTGAGAGATCATCTACTGGGATTCATGTGCCTTCTAAAGATGGCTGAAATAATTCGTATCAACCAGGGGCCATAATGGTTTACTAGAACCCACTTACGGTCATTGGGCTTTAGGCCCAAGTCTGGTTGAGGACGGACCCTCAAGATTGTGCACACACAACTCGTGGAATTGAATAAATGTATAATCATAAATACATGTTATGTATTTAATCGAAATGGaataagttaattaattaacaaagagattaattgattatttgttatgtaacaagttaatcaatttgatatttaatttggttatggttaattaattaaattttcaaatgcaattaatcaatcaattgattaattagactgcataggataaattattaattgaagCATAATGCAATTTAATTTATTGGGgccttaattatatttgtggggtaattaaattaggcctaattgaattaaatagggttaatacacatatttgcccctgtgttttcacggaaaaacagatttgcccttaaatcaaataaacccacaaaactatccctgaattttccataaacctgcaattataccctaatctaacagagctgccaaacggcgatgacatcaaaccttcttgtctccaaaaaaattggatgacgacaatcaaacttcatttggtttcttattgttttctattgctattgcttttggattaattaggaggtttagacgtcgttttattaggttgattgagcttttataaaaatgaattttgactaatctgttcttctaacttgcttttaatcgaaattgaatgtgcatatttttttctgtttgtgattggttgttcttttctgaagtttttctggagaCAAGCAGGTTTGATGTGAACGCCGTTTAACAgctctgttagattagggtataattgtaggtttgtgaaaaattcagggatagttttgtgggtttatttgatttaagggcaaatctaTTTTTTCGAAAAAACacaggggcaaatatgtgtattaacccaatTAAATATAATATGTATGGTTATATTTATGATTAGGGATCAAATAGGGGCTAATTAGATATTAACCACtaaacctaaacctaattggtacATGTATATAATGCTTAGGTTAAAACAATTTATTAACATAGCCTCCTTCACTAAGAATTTTGGCCCCCCTAGTCCCTGCACCGTGTTCATCGCGTTCTTTCTATTCCGTGGTGATTTCGTCTAGCACCGGTTCAATTCCTAATAGCTGGAGTGTTTAGGGTAGGTTGTGTAGTGTTAGGATCCAAGGTTTGCTTGTGTTCATGGGTGATCGAAAGGTGGGTTTGGGTTTTACCATCTCAAGCAGATTCTTGAGATGATTCTCATTATATTTGTCCTGCTTAATAGCATTGTAAATGCTAGTGAGTTCAAAAGGTCAAACAACAGAACGAAGCTCAGGTTTGAGTCTGGCTATAAAACTCTCAATGTGTAAAACGACTCCTTAATCTCAGGATGGGTCTTCTCCATCTTTAGTTTGAGCTCCTCAAATGTGTCCTGATATGCACTCGTAGTGGTTTGTTGCCTCAGTTAGATGAGTTGCTCCACTATGTTGGTAACTGTAGTGCCTTGAAACTGTTTGCTCACCTCCTCGACAAACTGTTCCCAGGTCACACCCAGATACAAAAGAAGCCCAGTTTTTGTGCCACTTCAGCCCGACCATACATATATAACCGTGTGAGCTCAACCTTCTTTTCCATATCAACATCAAACAACTGAAAATATTTTGCATGCTTACTCACCTAGTTATCGACGTTTGCTCCATCAAAGGATGGAAGATCGCATTTGGGCAACATTTTTTAAATGTTGTGGTCTTAGGAAAGGAAGTTTCTATGATGATAGAGTTACTAGGACCGCTGCCTAATAGGCCTTTGTTTGGGTTAGGAGCATTCTGGGGAGCCCTGAATGGGGTTTGAATATGGTCATAGCTTTGGTGTTAGGGTGGGTGTGTGAGTCTGTGTTTGGTGTGGGGGTTGTATGATTTTGGGATAGAGTGGTAAGGGCCTTTTGAAACATTTCTTCCATAGAATGGTGAGAACCAATCTGCACCTTCTAGAGCCTAGATTGTTCCAAGTAAATTTCTTCCATCCGTTTCTGTTGTGCCTTATGTACCTCTTGCATACTGTCCAATTGTTCTGCATTGGCCTCTGCAAGATCATGAAACTAGGGGGCAAGAGCTTTGAGTTGTGCTTCTAGAACTTCCATGGCGTTCTTAGCTTTTCTGACTATTGCACGAGTTCGTTTAGCAAACAAATTCACCATTCATGGAATGGTCGGGGGATCGTCAGCTCTAATACCAATGTCAAGGTTATGTTGACAAATAGGAATTTAGAATAGAAAAGATGATAGAAAGGAGAAGAGAGAATGTTCaaacaaaaaggaaagagatAAGAAAGTTGATAATTATCATTTTCATAATCCAGTCCTTACAACCGTGTGAGCTAAATAAGGAATCTGTAATGCTGGTGACATCACAGCAGTACTATTCTACATCTGTGCATAGATGGCTGGCATAACAACCTAACTGTTTACATGACAAAATAACATACATAGCACTCTAATAAGACAAACAAGGACAATTCCACTAATAAAACATCAAGGCAAAAAGCAttctgaggcccctgatctttcattacTTTGTGCATTAAgtcctcgatctttcatttagacacattgagcccctgatccttcattatttagtgcattaagccattgatctttcatttagacacattaagccattgatctttcatatatgagtgtattaggcccttccgtaaatcaattcatatataggTGTATTAAAGACAagtttggttcaactgttagtTAATAGATGTTGTTGttactgttagctgtttgcggtTGTAGTAAGTTGTTAGTTGTTTCTGTtggctgtttgttattagttgtttaattattagggTTTCgatccaaaccgcaggaaatatagcgcTTGGTtatgtttatataaccgcatcaTTTAGTATTTTCTCTAGACACTGCAGCATTTTgaagcttttcacgaaaagctcttttttagagcttttcatggacagttgtttgtagttgttattgacaaaattattcttatttccacaaaatgtgtttcctttttaatattatatttctaTGAcaaaattatcgaaaaacaaggttttgttgcgttcaataaattttttactttttattttttatataaattatttttattaatttgtaataccttttttattttataatttattcgttgattaatttaaaacatgttcaCATCAGAAATAAATAATAACAGCAACAGTTAAGTATAGTTTTACAAacaataataattaaacaactaataacaaacaggcAACATCAACAACAAACAGGTTACTACAACCgcaaacaactaacaacaacagcaacatctattagctaacagttgaaccaaacatgcccttaatacacccatatacaaatttgataacaacccaaattattctagaatcaggaataaggaaaaattaatagaaataatggcaaaccattattccttctaaacgatatatttatgcatgattaatgtggaattaatgataattaatgcaggattaatgcaggggtgaatatgcaaataatgaagaaaatgaaggaTTTTTTAGCATTACGCCATGTCACGTGGATCATGACGAGACACGCCATAacaagatacgcccgatgagagcgagtaatggagacccgccattgttctcaaggagagcgtacatacgtcttgacggatctaagaataccaaaaggcgcatTTATTATCATCCATGAAtgtaaataaatacaattaaatggcaattaatagtcattaaaggggaataaagacttgactgttcgaataccccatagcaattaaagatgagtaatgacatgactcttcacctgattccccattaatgctgaaggttacagaaacctatataaataccccagttTCCTAGGATCAAatgtacacttactgattctctacttttgtgcttacagtttattctaaaaaatattactgactttggcatcgaagTATCCccagccgatcccaacggcgcctcacagggaagtgctccgatcaaggattttttcataagttatcagaattgatttacggaaggacctaatacacccatatatgaaataTCAAGAGCTCAATGTGTATAAATGAAAGATCaaaggcttaatgcaccaaacaatgaaagatcaggggctcaatgtgtctaaataaaagattgaGGGATTAATGCACCAAACATTAAAAGATCAGAGGcctcatgatgctttttgccaaacaTCAAAGCAGGTAAATATTAGAATTAACACAAAAGTCATCCTAGTCCGTATTCTTTTTAGGTTGATACGTGACtaatacactcatatatgaaagatcaatggTTCAATGTGTCTAAAGGAAAAATCAAtgacttaatgcaccaaacaatgaaagatcagaagcacaatgtgtctaaatgaaataTCGAGGGCTTAAGCACCAAACAATAAAAGATTGAGGGATTAATGCACCAAACATTAAAAGATCAGAGGcctcatgatgctttttgccaaacaTCAAAGCAGGTAAATATTAGAATTAACACAAAAGTCATCCTAGTCCGTATTCTTTTTAGGTTGATACGTGAcaaatacacccatatatgaaaaatCAAGagcttaatgtgtctaaatgaaagatcaatggcttaatgcaccaaacaatgaaagatcaaagGCTCAATGTGTCCAAATGAAATATCAAAGGCTTAATGCACTAAACAATAAAAGATGAGAGACCTcgggatgctttttgccaaacaTCAAAGCAGGTAAATATTAGAATTGACACAAAAGTCATCCGAGTCCATATTCTTTTAGGTTGATACGTGACAAATATAAATGATCAGGAAATCAATCCTTTAAACCAGAGCTTAATCCAAACATGAAATAGAACAAATATATTCTTGCTTAATGTGTTAAACTTAAACTTCAAACGGCTTAATCTGAAAAATAAATGACCCAAAAACCAATcctttaaactataaaaattcAGTAGCTTAATTATGGAACATAAAATAGAACAAATGTATTCTTGCTTAATTTTCAACTAACAAGATGATCTATCCTCCACTGATTTACTACTTCGGCAAGCCAACTCATTGATTCAAATATCCATGACTAGTATTCTACAACCGCCATTTACCATTTAtgtttgttaaaaaaaagttgGAACTAGACGAACAAAAACCATAACAGCTACTATTGCTTCAATTTCTACTCCATTATGCCAGGTGCGTTGTTTTCCACATCCACGTCTCCCATTCctgtatcttcttcttcttcactatcCTCATCTCCACTTTTTTCCTCATTGTCGTTTCTTAGCTTAGCCATGTGCTCAGCAAGTAATTTGTCATCCCGTTCACTCACCTATTTTAATGCACCAAAAGTCAGACATGTACCAGAAGAACCAGAGTGCAACTGACCGGGTTTCACATCCTTTATCTTTGAGTGAAAATAAAGGATGAAGCTttaaccaaaatgactctagggatataaaattaaaaagaatacAATGGGCAAAGAGGACACTCACAGCTCTTGGAGGCTCCTTCACAACAAGCTTCCCTTTTTGCTGCTCGATCGCCTCAGTACAAGCACCAATTGCCTTGCTCAGAACTGATATACCTTGCTCCTAAGTTATGAAATAGGGATGAACCACTATGTTAGCAATGTTCCCAGGGCGTAATCTGAATTGCAACAACTAATTTCATACAGACATAAACTCAAGAATAGTAGAATCACTTTAATTGAAATAGCCACCAGAATTTGCAGAGCATGCTATGCAGAAAATGAAGACTACAAGTTTGATTATGCATTTCTTCAGGACGTGATATTTAGACTGCAAAGCATTTCATGGTATTCCCTCTTTGACAGTAACACATTATCTACAGGATATCACAGGGTTATACACTTTCACCAGAGTATGCCTTGAGAGTACACAAAATATAACAGCTTGGTAAACAGAAAACAacatttaatgatcatatcaaGGGCTCCATTATTCTGTTGAGATAAATCTAACCTTATCTAGGGTTTGTGTAGTAAGAACATAGAGCGGAGGGGCAACCAGTTTAATTTTGACAGGGCAGTCTTTATTGCCAgcagcctcagcttttctcatTGCATCCTGAGAagtaaataaatgtatataattTGTAATACAAAACAAGCCTTCTCAACTAGAGAATATGTCTACAGTATTTCGAACAGtaaaaggaaaagaaggaaaACAAAGTCGACCTTAATGTGAAGAACTCCATCAAACTGGAAACATTTCATTTCAATATCAGCCCGAATCTTTAATGGTTGAGGAGTCATTCTTCTCCTAATATTCTTTACCAAAGCTTCTTTGACTTCCTCTGACACAGCAGGTACCACCTTCGTTACCTGTAGAGCAATATAAAATCTTGGTGATCAAAATAAAATGCCTAAAAGAGTATTTTGGCCAATAAAGTTTACCTCCTGTCCATCAGCCCCTGTTTCTTTAATTTCACGGGTAAGGGAATTCAAAACCGAGTCAGGATCATTCACAATGACTTTGAATGCCTGCACATGAATCACTTTACATCCCAAATtctctatttaaaaaatttaaaggaGCTTCAGAAATGTCGGTACAAGTTCTCACCTCAAACGCATGGCCATATTTCCGGTATAGGGGCCAGCCAATATAGATGTATAGTTCCTGTCGTGCGTGGTAGGCTAAGTAAGCGTAAAACAATTAAGGGAATAAACACTTGAGCATGAGAAAGAGTCGGTTGAAGATGCTCATGGGTATGAAAGAAGCAAGCATGACTTCATACAAACTACATATGTACATCATATATGATAAATTTACAAGCATATCAATGAGATAAAGCCATTATAAGAATCACAAAGCACACTCAGAAACGCAAGAATAGccaccaaacatcatctaacgAGCTATAAGCAATAATCCATTTCATTCTGAGCCATGCTCAAGACGTGATACTTATCACAAGCTGTTTCTGGAACTACAAATTCATAGTGTTTATAAGGCCTTCCAATTTAAACTCTTCATGAATCACAGTATATGAATTTCAATTCAAACCAAAGCAGAATACTCCGATAATTTCCCCTCAATTTCCTTTGTTCAAATAAGAAAATTGATTTGAGGTTTGAATTACCTAACCAGTAAGTTTCAATTTGGGATAGGATTTTATGTCAAAAGCAATTGCGTTCAGAATCTAAAATCTCTAATAATCCTCGCCGAAAAATGTATTTCTGTAAATTTGGATACAAGATCAGAACACTGATAGAGCAGGAAAGCCCAAAGTTGTAAATATTAGTCtcaaattagaaaaataaaaaacaaaaatacctCCAAGTCTATACCCATGGTCTCAGCAACATGGCGCATAATAGAGTGAACAAGCTTGCTCTTATTGTACCTCTCCTCGCAAGCTTGAATATCCTCTTCGCTCACTCTTCTCTTACTCAAATCGATATATCCTTTCTCCTTGTCAACACGGAGGACCATGACGGGTTCTATGCGACCAACCTTGATCAAGCTACTAACACTACGAATCCTACGGCGGGAGAGCTCAGAGAACAAGATCATACCCTCAATGTTGTTGTACTCGAGCAGTGAAACGTAGGCACCCATATCAGCTATGTTTTTTACCTGTATCATCACCGCCATGTCCACCTCCGGATACCTGGATTCGTACATCCGGCACTCCAGATTAGGCGTGTGTGTTCCCATGATTTTGAATTGCCGTCTGTCGAATCGGAGATTTCGCAGGAGAAATCCTAATTACTGTGGTTTAAGTGGGCGACAAAAATCCGAGTAGGGTTTTGAAAGGGAATACAAGGAGACGACGAGGAGAGAGAGATAGATAACCTTTTTtatatagggttaaggtgcaaaaatacccctaacgttttgggtctggagcaattttacccctaacgtctaaaatggtgtaattttacccttaacgtttgtagccaagagcaattttacccctaacgttgataaattggatcaatttcagaaataattcatcaaactgtcttctcggtcatgaatcttatcatctacacttcatatatgcgtcattttatcagtaacaaatcataaacatatgctgggatgtgaaaaaaataaaaaaatatattgtcttttgtatgaattagataaaaaaaaattcaaaaaattcaccgaatttataaatattaatctccaattctattattaaattacaaaaaaacatgaaattctttttttaggatgaattgatatgaaattggtgcaaaataataaataaaaatatatgtgttttataataatatctgaaattgacccaaattaccaacgttatgggtaaaattgctcttggctacaaacgttaggggcaaaattgcaccattttagacgttaggggtaaaattgctcctgacccaaaacgttaggggtatttttgcaccttaacccttttatctatatacatatataaagaGATAGATAACCTTATGGGAATGaggaaattacatataaaatataaaatgagtttttggatttttatagttttgtcaagtatgaagttttttttttggtttaaaaAAGAACAGTTTCACTGGTTTTTGATCCGTgtgatgcacggattcatcttaatatataaatattaataaaaatataatttaataattacaattaatgatataaaagtactatataaattaaatattattattttattttcacatttaatttaaaagtGTTATTTCTCATTTGTTCTTCGAtgacgatgtgatgatctttgtggaaggtaatgaggagcaagtTGGTGTGGTcatggatatccttaattgcTTCTGCGCCGCTTCTGGCTAGAAGATTAATATCCATAAGTCTCGGATGCTTTGTTCTAAGAACATGGAAAACAGCGTTTGTAAAAAGCTTAGTGATCTGTCTGGCATTCCTCTTACTCACTCCTTGGGTTAGTATCTTGGGGTCCCCCTCCACAGcgacagagtttccaaagcctcttttaaagagactctggataaaaccaatgggttgtgtgctagttggaaagccaATTCTCTTTCCCTGGCAGGCCGTCTAACtttaattcagtctgtcaattgcgcggctcccaatcatatcatgcaagcctgtaaattgcctgagccggttctcaatgagcttgacaaaatcaaccggcgtttcctttggggagaatCTGGAGAGGGAAGGAAGATTCATcttgtcccttggaaggaggtctgccagcctaaAAGCATGGGGGGGGGGGCCTTGGCATTagacaagctaaggacaacaacaaagttttattaatgaagctcctctggagaatgtggcaatgcccctcttctctttgggttcgtctgctttgtggtaagtatcggaaggacaaaatctttagggccctaaggagagagttgtcaattgttctttcctttggaaagggcttagcgctgtgtttgctgaattctgttcgggggttggtctggaggtgggtaatggcaaGTCCATTAGCTTCTGGAATGACACCTGGATCGGGGATAAACCATTTATAGATGTTTGTAGCTCCTCCCCGCCTAGCAATatccgcaactggaggattgccgatgtggtggactctgatggggactggatttggtcaaAATTTGATACCTTCTTTAGCCTGGATACTCTCCTTAGAATCAGGAGAGTCAAGATTAGTAATTAAGAGGAAGACAAAGATAG comes from the Euphorbia lathyris chromosome 5, ddEupLath1.1, whole genome shotgun sequence genome and includes:
- the LOC136230324 gene encoding eukaryotic translation initiation factor 2 subunit alpha homolog, with the translated sequence MGTHTPNLECRMYESRYPEVDMAVMIQVKNIADMGAYVSLLEYNNIEGMILFSELSRRRIRSVSSLIKVGRIEPVMVLRVDKEKGYIDLSKRRVSEEDIQACEERYNKSKLVHSIMRHVAETMGIDLEELYIYIGWPLYRKYGHAFEAFKVIVNDPDSVLNSLTREIKETGADGQEVTKVVPAVSEEVKEALVKNIRRRMTPQPLKIRADIEMKCFQFDGVLHIKDAMRKAEAAGNKDCPVKIKLVAPPLYVLTTQTLDKEQGISVLSKAIGACTEAIEQQKGKLVVKEPPRAVSERDDKLLAEHMAKLRNDNEEKSGDEDSEEEEDTGMGDVDVENNAPGIME